The Plasmodium brasilianum strain Bolivian I chromosome 14, whole genome shotgun sequence genome contains a region encoding:
- a CDS encoding raf kinase inhibitor has protein sequence MAIPTIEELKKEKIIPHVFPDENINLSIEVFISFKAGKEVNHGNILDLCGTGSTPRNIKFSELPPDGYCFVLFMVDSDYPSRKRPDGKEYVHWVVSGIKSNELIKGTEKNCITLLPYVGPSIKKGTGLHRISFIISLIKEEDKDNIIGVPIYRGENYITRVKFNNYHSAYNIIQINNMKIVGYNWCQIEA, from the coding sequence ATGGCAATACCAACCATAGAGGAactaaaaaaggaaaaaattatacccCACGTTTTCCCTGACGAAAACATTAATTTAAGCATAGAAGTATTTATAAGTTTTAAGGCAGGAAAAGAGGTAAACCATGGAAATATATTAGATTTATGCGGCACGGGAAGTACACCAAGgaacataaaattttcagAGCTCCCTCCCGATGGTtactgttttgttttgttcatGGTTGACTCAGATTATCCCTCAAGGAAACGACCAGATGGAAAGGAATATGTTCATTGGGTTGTATCAGGTATCAAATCAAATGAGTTAATAAAAGgtacagaaaaaaattgtattacCTTACTACCATATGTGGGACCATCAATAAAAAAGGGTACAGGATTACATAGAATTAGTTTTATCATttctttaataaaagaagaagataAAGATAATATTATTGGTGTTCCTATTTATAGAGgggaaaattatataactaGAGTAAAATTTAACAATTATCATTCTgcttataatattatacaaataaataatatgaaaattgtGGGTTATAATTGGTGCCAAATAGAGGCATGA
- a CDS encoding clathrin heavy chain, with translation MNQSNPLSVALADNLSSYDIQNESFRLGNVSIEGDKYICVKENVNDNIQVAVINLHNKVSTRKYMKAESVIIHPNEPILALRGTIKNVNTIFLQVFNIETKEKICSLNLNEYMNYWKWINNDTIAIVCERNIYHWNIDIYNTRKNKDNNFLTKIFEKAQVFIDNNSQILYYATDKEMKWCILCGISTQDQGKSIDGYMQLYSCEKKLHQTIEGFIGCFGSFIFDNLDLKPLFCFIEKKKNSTISRLHLMDIYSSKTEGNTPYKIMKEINLINDNLNDFPIYMTLNTLQGIIYVVTKCSYVYLFDEGTLTQIVKERISEDNIFICCNSKNGEGIYAVNKKGKIYYITVNYLNLINYLKLSNIEVKDKIIKNLCLKYGYPGCDYIAAYKKCINEMDFKKASKIICLLKNTKIFEDHSNSIAEAILIMNKKNIDIRIIPPLRTQQVLNSFKSFKNASGQLSPLLLYFSVLLEYDKLNSYESIELVRPVILQKKKEYLEKWIKDDKLTCSEELGDLVKVLDLHLALNIFLRCGAHNKIISTYCLLNMFSNVSSYINNFKQISFDFVNIFISIVNYDFPFSNDKDSSSFAALSTSSKNEGIDFFNDGSSTSANDTKQSRSSNNEISVQYIKFLCENNIPFDINSIVDYLLSKKKLQEATSILLDYLKDNKPEHKNLQTKLFEFNLYNNVQVAETLFQMDIFTYYDKNKIAYICEEKGLFQRALENYSNVNDIKRVISKSSCFQKNENNNQNFDGTNAGSNGSMNSNRSISTEWIKNYFSTLSDAICQDILFDFMKGSKVNMEIVISICVEYYRKIGIRKIINKFEECKNYEGIFYFVSSILNDLPNLLNKGNENISYNNNMNDDGSSILLSSAAGESYKNENPSILRIEDIHYVMFKYIEACVKINNIQELDRICKDKNAKYNPEQIKNFLKECKLSDPRPLIYVCDIHNYIEELAEYLYKNSLLKYIEVYVIKVNPNNAHKVIGVLLDLDASEDFLLNLLNNIKNISNIGNLIEIAEKRNRLKLLLPWLESRANEGYENIELHNALAKIYIDLNKDPENYLKNNNLYDKKMIGKYCEDLDPHLAYTAYERANGECDEELINITSKNGLFKLQAKYLISRQSMELWKIVLDESNKYRKNVIDQVIGSTLIESNNADEITVTVKAFIEKKLSSELIELLEKIVLHNSDFSDNKNLQNLLILTAIKSDSKKVMEYINRLDNFSGPQIASVAYEYNLREEAFVIYRKFNCHTSAISVLLDNILYSNKNTRGRNRKVLSLVDSSLYNNENAEFARQFGNYSNNYQEKNEIEYGSNELSNNDTLSNYCEENYEREDDNRGSDNDKDKDMDHVDPTLDAINYEGDLNRAIEYAQKCNNADMWFILGKAQLKLNKIIDAIDSFVKSNNPQAYKEVIEKCKQNNFYEHLITYLSTLREHNSLKDILVDSELIYAYAKLKRTTEMTKFINSTNSANLQLIGDRLYKEQEYEVAKILYSNIPNNQKLTFCYLKLKEYSLAIEAAKKAKSIKTWKEVNFICVKYKQLKYAHTAGLQLIMHADHLDEIIKIYEKKKYICELISLLENGLSNDRAHVGIYTELGILYAKYKPEKLMEFIRNYANKMNTRKLIDVCQYEYLLKEAVYLYISYDEYNLAVDTIIKHSPTAYSPDTFMQVIHKVTNSDIIHKVIDFYIDEHPLNLYNLLKILENKIDNNRLVQTLKKSNNLPLIQKYLEDIQVQNITAVNETLNEIYLQNDDYISLGNSIDEYDNFNQMNLINKLENHKLPEMRRIAALLYKKNKKYKEAINLSKKEEQYKDAIEIARVSKNNLYIEDLINHFIEINNKEALCACLIVCYDILKPDYILEIVWSSGFKDQAMLYFIQIVSDYTNQIDTMKKQIEDMQKEKKMNKSAPNDYSVNSMSSQFTYSLNNNLSIMPPQNNYMSSNSQFDKYDMFSNNAHF, from the coding sequence atgaatcAAAGTAATCCCTTATCTGTGGCGCTTGCTGACAATTTAAGCTCATACGATATTCAAAATGAATCCTTTCGCCTAGGCAATGTATCTATTGAGggagataaatatatatgcgttAAGGAAAATGTAAATGATAACATTCAAGTAGCAGTcataaatttacataataagGTCAGCACtcgtaaatatatgaaagCTGAAAGTGTCATTATCCATCCTAATGAACCAATATTAGCATTAAGGGgtacaataaaaaatgtaaatactatatttttgcaAGTTTTTAACATTGAaacgaaagaaaaaatatgctcgttaaatttaaatgagtACATGAATTACTGGAAATGGATAAATAATGATACAATTGCAATTGTATGtgaaagaaatatttatcattGGAACAtcgatatatataatacgagaaaaaataaagataataatttcttaacaaaaatttttgaaaaagcaCAAGTATTTATTGATAACAATTCACAAATATTGTATTATGCAACAGATAAAGAAATGAAATGGTGTATACTATGTGGTATATCTACTCAGGATCAAGGGAAAAGTATTGACGGGTATATGCAACTCTATTCATGTGAAAAAAAGTTGCATCAAACAATTGAAGGGTTTATAGGTTGTTTtggttcatttatttttgataatttGGATTTGAAACCACTCTTCTgttttattgaaaaaaaaaaaaattccacGATATCAAGATTGCATTTAATGGATATATACAGTAGCAAGACTGAAGGAAATACGCCatacaaaattatgaaagaaattaatttaataaatgataatttgAACGATTTTCCAATTTATATGACTTTAAATACTTTGCAaggtattatatatgttgttaCTAAATGCAGTTATGTGTACCTATTTGATGAGGGTACACTAACCCAAATAGTGAAGGAAAGAATTAGTGaagataatattttcatatgcTGTAATAGCAAAAATGGTGAAGGAATTTATGCAgtaaacaaaaaaggaaaaatttattacatcACAGTTAATTACTTAAATCTTATAAACTATTTGAAATTATCCAACATAGAAGTTaaggataaaataataaaaaatctgTGTCTTAAGTATGGTTATCCAGGATGTGACTACATAGcagcatataaaaaatgtataaatgaaATGGATTTTAAGAAGGCTTCCAAAATTATATGCTTATtgaaaaatacgaaaattTTCGAAGATCATTCCAATTCTATTGCTGAAGCAATAttaattatgaataaaaaaaatatagatattaGAATTATACCACCTCTAAGAACTCAGCAAGTGTTAAACAGttttaaatcttttaaaaatgcatCTGGACAGTTATCACCACTACTACTATActtttctgttttattagaatatgataaattaaatagCTATGAATCCATTGAACTGGTAAGACCTgtaattttgcaaaaaaagaaagagtaTTTAGAGAAATGGATAAAGGATGATAAGTTAACTTGTTCAGAAGAATTAGGTGATTTAGTTAAAGTTCTAGATTTACATTTagcattaaatatttttttaagatgTGGAGctcataataaaataatttccaCCTATTGTCTTCTGAACATGTTTAGTAATGTATCAAGctatataaacaattttaaacaaatatcatttgattttgtaaatatatttatttctattgTTAATTATGATTTTCCATTTAGCAATGATAAGGATTCAAGTTCTTTTGCAGCTTTAAGTACTTCATCGAAAAATGAAGGGATAGATTTTTTTAACGATGGTAGCAGTACAAGTGCTAATGATACGAAACAAAGCAGaagtagtaataatgaaatatctgtgcaatacataaaatttctATGTGAGAATAACATTCCCTTTGATATTAATAGTATTGTAGACTATTTATTAAGTAAGAAAAAGTTACAAGAAGCTACATCTATATTATTAGATTATCTAAAGGATAATAAACCAGagcataaaaatttacaaacaaagttatttgaatttaatttatataacaatGTTCAAGTAGCAGAAACGTTATTTCAAATGGATATTTTTACATactatgataaaaataaaatagccTATATATGTGAAGAAAAGGGATTATTTCAAAGGGCCCTAGAAAATTACAGCAATGTAAATGATATAAAGAGAGTGATTTCAAAATCATCGTGTTTtcagaaaaatgaaaataacaaTCAGAACTTTGATGGCACAAATGCTGGTAGTAATGGATCCATGAACTCAAACAGAAGTATATCGACCGAGTGGataaaaaactatttttcTACTTTAAGTGATGCTATATGTCAAGATATTTTATTCGATTTTATGAAAGGAAGTAAAGTAAATATGGAAATTGTTATTTCTATATGTGTTGAATATTACAGAAAAATAGGAatcagaaaaataattaacaagTTTGaagaatgtaaaaattatgaaggaatattttatttcgttagttccattttaaatgatttacctaatttattaaacaagggaaatgaaaatatatcctacaataataatatgaatgatGATGGTTCCTCTATTTTACTCTCATCTGCTGCTGGAGAATcatacaaaaatgaaaacccGTCAATTTTAAGAATTGAAGATATTCATTATGTcatgtttaaatatattgaagCTTGTGTaaagataaataatattcaaGAGTTAGATAGGATATGTAAGGATAAAAATGCGAAATATAATCCTGAAcaaataaagaattttttaaaagagtgCAAATTATCAGATCCGCGCCCTTTGATATATGTGTGTGAcattcataattatattgaAGAATTAGcagaatatttatataaaaatagtttgttaaaatatattgaagtatatgtaataaaagtGAATCCAAATAATGCTCACAAGGTTATAGGTGTTTTATTAGATCTAGATGCATCAGAagattttcttttaaatttattaaataatataaaaaatatatcaaatattggcaatttaatagaaatagcagaaaaaagaaatagactTAAATTATTGTTACCGTGGCTTGAAAGCAGAGCTAATGAAGGTTATGAAAACATTGAATTACATAATGCTttagcaaaaatatatatagatttaaataaagatccagagaattatttaaagaataataacttgtatgataaaaaaatgataggGAAATATTGTGAAGATCTAGATCCACATTTAGCATATACCGCATATGAAAGAGCTAATGGAGAATGTGATGAAGAACTTATTAACATAACAAGTAAAAATGGACTCTTTAAATTACaagcaaaatatttaatatcaaGACAATCTATGGAACTATGGAAAATTGTTTTGGATgaatcaaataaatatagaaagaaTGTTATTGATCAAGTTATTGGTTCGACTCTTATTGAATCGAACAATGCAGATGAGATTACAGTAACTGTTAAAGCATTTATTGAAAAGAAGTTAAGTAGTGAGTTAATTGAactattagaaaaaattgttttgcATAATAGTGATTTtagtgataataaaaatttacaaaatctGCTCATTTTAACAGCTATTAAATCGGATTCTAAAAAAGTTATGGAATATATTAATCGACTTGATAATTTTTCAGGTCCTCAAATTGCATCTGTTGcttatgaatataatttgAGAGAAGAGgcttttgttatttatagaaaatttaaCTGTCATACATCTGCCATTTCTGTTTTACtggataatattttatatagtaaCAAAAATACAAGAGGTAGAAATAGAAAAGTGTTATCTCTTGTTGATTCGTctctatataataatgaaaatgccGAGTTTGCAAGGCAGTTTGGAAATTATAGCAATAATTAtcaggaaaaaaatgaaattgaaTATGGAAGCAACGAATTAAGCAATAATGACACGTTAAGTAATTATTGTGAGGAAAATTACGAAAGGGAAGATGATAATAGGGGTAGCGACAATGATAAGGATAAAGATATGGACCATGTTGATCCCACATTAGATGCAATAAATTATGAGGGAGATTTAAACAGAGCAATCGAATATGCACAAAAGTGTAACAACGCAGATATGTGGTTCATACTAGGAAAAGCTCAGCTaaagttaaataaaattatagatGCTATTGATAGTTTTGTTAAATCAAATAATCCACAAGCGTACAAAGAAGTTATAGAAAAGTGTAAgcagaataatttttatgaacatttaataacatatttaagCACGCTTAGAGAACATAATTCATTGAAAGATATTTTAGTCGATTCtgaattaatatatgcatatgcaaAACTTAAGAGAACAACAGAAATGACAAAGTTTATTAATAGCACTAACTCAGCAAATTTGCAGCTAATAGGCGATAGATTATACAAAGAACAAGAATATGAAGTtgctaaaattttatatagtaatattCCAAATAATCAGAAATTAAcgttttgttatttaaagCTAAAAGAATATTCGTTAGCCATAGAAGCAGCAAAAAAAGCGAAGAGCATTAAAACTTGGAAAGAGGTCAACTTTATATGTGTTAAGTATAAACAGCTAAAATATGCACACACTGCAGGATTGCAATTAATTATGCATGCAGATCATTTagatgaaattataaaaatatatgaaaagaaaaaatacatttgtGAATTAATTAGTTTATTAGAAAATGGGTTAAGTAATGACAGAGCTCATGTTGGTATATACACAGAATTAGGAATACtatatgcaaaatataagcctgaaaaattaatggaatttataagaaattatgcaaataaaatgaatactCGAAAATTAATTGATGTATGCcaatatgaatatttattaaaagaagctgtttatttatatatatcttatgaTGAGTACAATTTAGCAGTAGATACAATTATTAAACATTCACCCACAGCATATTCACCTGATACCTTTATGCAAGTAATACATAAAGTAACAAACAGtgatattatacataaagtCATTGATTTTTACATTGATGAACATccattaaatttatataatttattaaaaatattagaaaataaaattgataatAATAGGTTAGTtcaaacattaaaaaaatcgAACAACTTACcattaatacaaaaatatttagaagaCATACAAGTACAAAATATTACAGCTGTTAATGAAacattaaatgaaatttatttacaaaatgatGATTACATTAGTTTAGGAAATTCTATTGATGAATATGATAATTTCAACCAAatgaatttaattaataaattagaaaatcATAAATTACCTGAAATGAGAAGAATTGCTGCAttattgtataaaaaaaataagaagtaTAAAGAAGCCATTAACTTATCCAAAAAAGAAGAACAGTATAAGGATGCTATTGAAATAGCTAGAGTgtctaaaaataatttatatattgaagATTTGATAAACCATTTCATcgaaattaataataaagaagcCTTATGTGCATGCTTAATTGTATgttatgatatattaaagccagattatattttagaaattGTTTGGTCCAGTGGATTTAAAGATCAAGCCATGTTATACTTTATTCAAATTGTGAGTGATTATACAAACCAAATAGATactatgaaaaaacaaattgaaGACATGcaaaaagagaagaagatGAATAAGTCAGCACCTAATGATTATTCTGTTAACTCCATGTCAAGCCAATTTActtattcattaaataacAACTTATCCATTATGCCTCCACAAAATAACTACATGTCCAGTAATTCCCAGTTTGATAAGTATGACATGTTTAGTAACAACGCTCATTTTTGA
- a CDS encoding phospholipid-transporting ATPase 2, whose product MSLLYRKTLNFIRGNYDDANGIRININSANKKSYNNSVITSKYTIFNFLFLNAYEQFHKISNVYFFIIGILQLVPQFTATNRLPTILFPLSIVLICNAFKDAYEDWNRHKTDKIENNRMCYVVLDEAKIEQVNDSSGKNIFRKIKNFFFRKPKVASAENFFDYDDNFVDEITDVCVFMNNFEDSLEHIDGTTKKRWKDINSGDIILCKRSEFFCADILLLSTSDKNGIAFVETASLDGETNLKVKEANSFIFNILSSNRSQAIEKVKELKGFIISEKPNKDLTTMYGTIFFEKDKQTDTSSNNDLAELLRQTTEQIEYRKRRLSSADLSKKSSNKGNRIDDWGDELSIDKEDKYIRIPFDEKHFVLRGCKLKNTDWIIGIVIYIGKETKIQMNSSKPIIKTSKLEILTNKMTVIIWLIQMIICLISAYYNALIVSSSKKSKYKYLPFTLEESKKPFIVGTISFFSWVVITANFIPICLIVTMSFVKVIQAYFISCDTNMFHKIQADPPTFSEQKDVANMNAGDSFELDIKDNNNNNNNSSNCNNSSNCNNSSNCNNSSNCNNNSNCNNNSNCNNNSSSNNNSNNNRQTNSNMNSSINKLPSEVSNISRDKLEEHKKGGNNFPSNTNKETSSNTGTNITKRQLSRVMTFKDYKEKNCIYFNAVPRTSSLIEELGQIEYIFSDKTGTLTCNIMEFRKCAVNGISYGNGLTEIKRNIMKKKNMEIPDEPVATSNIKTPNVNIVDEDLENHLKDVNHFNHASLISFFLHLAINHAVICDNNSDMVSTYSSSSPDEEALVYAAKHFGITFLCRKDGKYRINIFGKVYEIETLASIEFTSKRKMSSVICRIPVINSSSNDDFTKEAKNKARNFDKIDGSEKENYYKEEQNKNENMENASNDRSSLGKKELILSSKWREDITDVQIGNNSINNNGKNSSNNNNNNNNNSNVNINSSGNDRCKDKDNKEVFSCKNCKKSKIMLFCKGAGSVILKKLANKTDVDEMTIEHMETYADEGLRTLCIAQRELSEETFAEWYKLYKEAMVSVKDRDENLENVADHIENNLILQGVTGIEDKLQEGVSSTIEDLRLAGIHIWMLTGDKIETAMNIGIAANVIDNYSDQFIYTEDLITCEDELMEKLDEDILNIEKTLNIPHYDFTNKINEKKKGFFKSCFSFKEENTLSLSPDEYKMLISTYNHVLVVDGTVLDILLSEKFERKFFYLADKCSSVICARVSPYQKGAIVSSANRLLNKITLAIGDGANDRNMINRANIGIGIRGQEGVQAFNSSDYGISQFRFLKNLLLVHGRLSYRRISKLVVYMFYKNIVLVFPLFIFGSLSLYSGQKIYYEFLLHLHNIIFTSVPVIIHAILDKDVSLNTALVTPSLYKLGIYHYYFNISTFVSWVINSLFHGLVVFMIPLYFLSYYNIPNSDGTPYDMWTVGCVTYFLTVLVVNLKILLETYYLNVLQITAVFMSIFAFIILSVACSFMCFGSNHFLGTAIILAQSLRFWLVVLLGLFTALSRDYIYKVIKRNFNPEVYHILVDQEDEKKGPNIIEQISDDNNQIEEKIVIEKSKSLGYAFSEADPACIKLIRKHDKML is encoded by the exons ATGTCCTTACTTTATAGGAAAACTCTGAATTTTATAAGAGGAAATTATGA TGATGCCAATGGAATTagaataaacataaacagcgcaaacaaaaaaagttataataaCTCAGTGATTACGtcaaaatatacaatttttaattttctctttctaAATGCATATGAGCAATTTCATAAGATATCAAATGTGTACTTCTTTATTATTGGTATTCTACAACTAGTTCCACAGTTCACGGCAACTAATAGATTACCTACCATTTTATTTCCCTTGTCGattgttttaatttgtaaTGCTTTTAAAGATGCATATGAAGATTGGAATAGACACAAAACTGATAAGATCGAAAACAATCGGATGTGTTATGTTGTGTTAGATGAAGCCAAAATTGAACAAGTTAATGACAGTAgtggtaaaaatatttttagaaaaataaaaaattttttttttagaaaaccCAAAGTAGCTAGTgctgaaaatttttttgattatgATGACAATTTTGTTGATGAAATAACGGatgtatgtgtatttatGAACAATTTTGAAGATTCTTTGGAGCATATAGATGGTACTACTAAGAAGAGATGGAAAGATATAAATTCAGgtgatattattttatgtaaaaggtctgaatttttttgtgccgatatattattactaagtACTAGTGACAAGAATGGAATAGCTTTTGTAGAGACAGCAAGTTTAGATGGAGAAACAAATCTAAAAGTAAAGGAAGCTAATagctttatatttaatatattaagttCTAATAGAAGTCAAGCAATTGAAAAAGTGAAAGAGTTAAAAGGTTTTATAATAAGCGAAAAACCAAATAAAGATTTAACAACTATGTATGGTaccatattttttgaaaaagataaacaaACAGATACATCATCAAATAATGATTTAGCAGAATTACTAAGACAAACAACAGAACAAATAGAATATCGTAAAAGGAGATTATCAAGTGCAgatttaagtaaaaaaagtagCAACAAAGGTAACAGGATTGATGATTGGGGTGATGAACTCAGTATTGATAAggaagataaatatataagaataccTTTTGATGAGAAACATTTTGTATTAAGAGGTtgtaaattgaaaaatacaGATTGGATAATTGgcatagttatatatataggtaaagAAACGAAAATACAAATGAATTCTAGTAAAccaattataaaaacaagtAAACtagaaatattaacaaataaaatgacAGTCATAATTTGGCTTATTCAAAtgattatttgtttaatatcTGCATATTACAATGCTTTAATTGTTAGTTcatcaaaaaaaagtaagTACAAATATTTACCTTTTACTTTAGAAGAATCCAAAAAACCATTCATAGTTGGTaccatttcttttttctcgtGGGTTGTTATAACTGCAAATTTTATTCCTATATGTTTAATTGTTACTATGAGTTTTGTTAAGGTTATTCAAGCGTATTTCATATCATGTGACACTAATATGTTTCATAAAATTCAGGCAGATCCCCCTACGTTTTCAGAGCAGAAAGATGTTGCAAATATGAACGCTGGAGATTCGTTTGAGTTGGACATcaaagataataataataataataataatagcagcaactgtaataatagcagcaactgtaataatagcagcaactgtaataatagcagcaactgtaataacaatagcaactgtaataacaatagcaactgtaataacaatagcagtagtaataataatagtaataataacagacAAACTAACAGCAATATGAACAGCAGCATTAACAAACTACCTTCTGAGGTATCGAACATTTCCCGTGATAAGTTGGAAGAACATAAAAAAGGCGGAAATAATTTTCCATCGAACACGAATAAGGAAACTTCGAGTAATACTGGCACAAATATCACAAAAAGGCAGTTATCAAGAGTTATGACATTTAAAGattataaggaaaaaaattgcatttattttaatgcgGTGCCAAGAACATCAAGTTTAATTGAAGAATTGGGTCaaatagaatatattttttctgatAAAACAGGAACATTAACATGTAATATAATGGAATTTAGAAAATGTGCAGTTAATGGTATATCATACGGAAATGGATTaacagaaataaaaagaaatattatgaaaaaaaaaaatatggagaTTCCAGATGAACCTGTTGCAACATCGAATATAAAAACCCCCAATGTAAACATAGTAGATGAGGATTTAGAAAATCATCTGAAGGATGTAAATCATTTTAATCATGCATCTTTAATtagtttttttcttcatttagcTATTAATCATGCAGTTATATGCGATAATAACAGTGATATGGTTAGTACCTATTCTTCCAGTAGCCCAGATGAAGAAGCATTAGTATATGCAGCTAAGCATTTTGGAATTACTTTCTTATGTAGAAAGGATGgaaaatatagaataaatatttttggaaAAGTATATGAGATTGAGACACTAGCATCTATTGAATTTacaagtaaaagaaaaatgagtAGTGTTATTTGTAGAATACCAGTTATTAACAGTTCTTCTAATGATGATTTTACAAAAGAAGCTAAGAACAAAGCGCGTAACTTCGATAAGATAGATGGaagtgaaaaagaaaattattataaggaagaacagaataaaaatgaaaatatggaaaatgcCTCGAATGATAGAAGTTCGTTAGGAAAAAAGGAGCTAATTTTGTCCTCCAAGTGGAGAGAAGATATTACAGATGTTCAAATCGGTAACAATAGCATAAACAACAACGGAAagaatagtagtaataataataataataataataataatagcaatgtCAATATAAACAGCAGTGGTAATGACAGATGTAAAGATAAGGACAATAAAGAGGTATTCAGCTGCAAGAACTGTAAGAAATCAAAGATAATGCTATTTTGTAAGGGAGCTGGAAgtgttatattaaaaaaattagcaaaCAAGACGGATGTAGATGAAATGACTATTGAACATATGGAAACATATGCTGACGAAGGATTAAGAACGTTATGTATAGCACAAAGAGAATTAAGTGAAGAAACCTTTGCAGAGtggtataaattatataaagaagCAATGGTAAGTGTAAAAGATAGAGatgaaaatttagaaaatgtAGCTGATCATATTGAAAATAACCTAATATTGCAGGGAGTTACAGGTATAGAAGATAAATTACAAGAGGGGGTTAGTTCAACTATTGAAGATTTGAGATTAGCTGGAATTCATATATGGATGTTAACAGGTGATAAAATTGAAACAGCAATGAATATTGGAATTGCTGCAAATGTGATAGATAATTACTCAGATCAATTTATATACACAGAAGACTTAATTACTTGTGAAGATGAattaatggaaaaattagatgaggatattttaaatatagaaaaaacattaaacATACCCCATTATGATTTTaccaataaaataaatgaaaaaaaaaaagggttcTTTAAAAgttgtttttcctttaaagaagaaaatactTTATCATTAAGTCCAGATGAATATAAGATGTTAATAAGCACATATAATCATGTGTTAGTTGTTGATGGTACGGtattagatatattattaagtGAAAAATTTGAAAGAAAGTTTTTTTATCTAGCTGATAAGTGTTCTTCTGTTATATGTGCTAGAGTTAGTCCGTATCAAAAAGGAGCTATCGTATCTTCGGCAAATagattattaaataaaattacattagCAATAGGGGATGGAGCAAACGATCGTAATATGATTAATAGGGCAAATATAGGAATAGGCATTAGAGGACAAGAAGGAGTTCAAGCATTCAATTCTTCTGATTATGGTATAAGTCAATttcgttttttaaaaaatttattattagtacATGGTAGATTGTCATACAGGAGAATAAGTAAATTGGTggtttatatgttttataaaaatattgttttagTGTTTCCATTGTTTATTTTTGGTTCTCTGTCTTTATATTCAGGtcaaaaaatttactatGAATTTTTACTgcatttacataatataatttttacttctGTACCCGTCATAATACATGCAATATTAGACAAGGATGTTAGTTTAAATACAGCATTGGTGACACCAAGTTTGTATAAATTAggtatatatcattattattttaatataagtaCTTTTGTTTCTTGGGTTATTAATAGCCTTTTTCATGGATTAGTTGTTTTTATGATTcctttgtattttttatcctACTATAATATCCCAAATTCCGATGGCACACCTTATGATATGTGGACAGTTGGCTGTGTGACATATTTCTTAACAGTTTTAGTTgtcaatttaaaaattttgctagaaacatattatttaaatgtactTCAAATTACTGCAGTTTTTATGAGTATATttgcatttattattttgtcaGTTGCTTGTTCCTTCATGTGCTTCGGAAGCAATCATTTCTTAGGAACTGCCATAATATTAGCCCAATCACTCCGTTTTTGGCTAGTTGTTTTGTTAGGTCTATTTACAGCTTTATCAAGAGATTACATATACAAAGTTATCAAAAGAAATTTCAACCCGGAGGTTTATCATATCCTCGTTGACCAa gaagatgaaaaaaaaggaccTAATATTATTGAGCAAATTAGTGATGACAATAATCAAATAGAGGAAAAAATT GTCATTGAAAAATCCAAATCACTGGGATATGCATTCAGTGAAGCAGACCCGGCATGCATAAAGTTGATTAGAAAGCATGATAAAATGCTTTAA